A genomic window from Streptomyces mirabilis includes:
- a CDS encoding aldo/keto reductase produces MEQRHLGRTGLRVSRIGLGTLTWGRDTDEHDAAELLKVFWEAGGNLVDTADVYGDGESEYLLGQLIEGLVPRRDLVISTKAGSVPDPDRRFDGSRGHLLSALDASLQRLGTDYVDLWHVHAFDPGTPLEETLQALDLAVSSGRARYAGVSNFCGWQLAKAATWQLAAPGTRTRIASTQMEYSLLQRGVEREVLPAALDLGVGLLPSSPLGRGVLTGKYRGGTPSDSRGGSEHLAPFVAPYLDDTASGIVDAVTTAADGLAVTPLQVALAWVRDRPGVAAPIVGARNAQQLTAALSVETLSLPDEICRALDDVSAPVHHYPDHDWSTL; encoded by the coding sequence ATGGAGCAGAGGCATCTCGGCCGTACCGGCCTGCGTGTGTCCCGGATCGGACTCGGCACCCTCACGTGGGGGCGGGACACCGACGAGCACGACGCCGCGGAGCTGTTGAAGGTGTTCTGGGAAGCGGGCGGGAACCTCGTCGACACCGCGGACGTGTACGGGGACGGGGAGTCGGAGTACCTGCTCGGACAACTCATAGAAGGGCTCGTGCCGCGTCGCGACCTGGTCATTTCCACGAAGGCGGGCAGTGTGCCCGACCCGGACCGGCGGTTCGACGGCTCGCGCGGGCATCTCCTGTCGGCACTCGACGCCTCGCTTCAGCGCCTCGGCACGGACTACGTGGATCTGTGGCACGTCCACGCCTTCGACCCGGGCACCCCGCTGGAGGAGACCCTCCAGGCGCTCGACCTCGCGGTCAGCAGCGGTCGCGCGCGGTACGCGGGGGTGTCCAACTTCTGTGGCTGGCAGCTCGCCAAGGCGGCGACCTGGCAGCTGGCGGCGCCCGGGACACGGACGCGGATCGCGAGTACGCAGATGGAGTACTCCCTGCTCCAGCGCGGCGTGGAGCGGGAGGTGTTGCCCGCGGCGCTCGACCTGGGCGTGGGCCTGCTGCCGTCCTCCCCGCTCGGGCGGGGGGTGCTCACCGGGAAGTACCGGGGCGGCACACCGTCGGACTCCCGGGGCGGCTCGGAGCACCTCGCGCCGTTCGTCGCGCCGTACCTGGACGACACGGCGAGCGGCATCGTGGACGCGGTGACGACGGCGGCGGACGGCCTCGCGGTCACGCCGTTGCAGGTCGCCCTCGCCTGGGTCCGCGACCGGCCCGGTGTCGCCGCCCCGATCGTCGGCGCGCGCAACGCGCAGCAGCTCACGGCCGCGTTGTCAGTGGAGACCCTTAGTCTTCCTGACGAGATCTGCCGGGCGCTCGACGACGTGTCGGCACCGGTGCACCACTATCCCGATCACGACTGGAGCACGCTGTGA